ACGCCACGGCAGGGGCGCCGCTGCTGCGCCGGCACAGCGCGCAATGGCACAGCGTCGAATCGAAGGGCGTGCCGTGCGCTTCGTACCGCACCGCGCCGCAAAGACAGCCGCCGGTCAGCACCGAACGCCCCCGTGGCTCGGGGCGGCGGCCAGGGCCTTGGTCATGGCAGTTCTCCAGCTCGGTTCATCGCTCATTCGCGTTGGCCGCTAGGCGGCCAGCGCGCGCCGCAGCAGGTCCTGCAGCGGCGGCGGCAGCCGGAAGGCGCGCAGCAGGTCCTCGAGGCCGTAGGCCGGCCAGTCTCGCTTCAGCGCGTCGGCCACCGATTGCGCCTCGGCCTGGCGGCCGGCTAGCCGCAGGCAGCCCAGCGCGATGGCCTGGATGTGCGCATGCGCGTTCGGCCGCGCGGCGGCCTGCAGCGCCCAGTTCGCCGCTTCCTCGGCGCGGTCCAGGCGCAGCAGCGCCAGCGCACGCGACGCCAGCATGCCGAACAGCAGCGGGTCGAACGGGCTGAGGGCACGGGCCAGGTCGACGGCGCCGATCGCCGCCTGCGGGTCGCCCGACTGCGACTGCACGAAGCCGAGCGTGTAGTGGCCGAGCGCGAAGTTGGGGCTGAGGTGCACCGCCGCCTGCAGTTCGGTGAGCCCGTCGCCGGGCCGGCCCTGCAGCCACATCGCGCGGCCCAGCGCCCAGTGCGCCGCCGGGTCGTGCTCGTCGACCATCAGCCCCTGCGAGGCGATGCGGTAGGCCTGCTCGGCGGCCCCCCGGTGTTCGGCCCAGCCGAGGAAGGCGTCCTGGAAGTGGGTGAAGGACAGCCCCGCATAGGGGCGGCCGAACGTCGGGTCCAGGCGCAGGGCGGTCTCGAAGAAGTGCCGCGCCTGTTCGTTGTCCTCGCGGTTGAAGCGCAGCATGTGCCACAGCCCGCGGTGGTGCGCCTCCCAGGCGTCCAGCGAGCCGGGGGGCTTGAGCACCGCACGGTTGCGCTCGGCCATCTCCACCTGCTGCGACAACGCGCTGACGATGCGGTTGCCCACCTCGTCGAGCAGCGCCAGCGTGTCGTCGCGTTGGCCCTGGAACTCGTCGGCCCAGAGCACGCGGGCGCTGCGGGCGTCGGTCAACTGCACCATCACACGCAGCCGTCCGTCCGCGTCGCGGCGCAGGCTGCCGCTGGCGAGGTAGTCCACGTCCAGGCGGCGGCCGGCGTCGTGCGGGTCGACGCGCCGTTCGTCGAGCGCGAACACGCTGCCCTGCGCGATGACGAACAGGCTGCGCAGCTTGGCCAGCCGCGAGATCACGTCGTGCGCCAGCCCGTCGCCCATGCCACCCCGCAGGCCGGCACCGGGGCTGAGGTCGGTGAAGGGCATGACCGCCAGCGAGGCACGGCGTGCGGCCGCGGGCGCCGTCGCCACGGCCGGGTCGGTGATGGGCTCGTTCAGGGCGGGCCGCGTGGCGCCGGCGGCGATGGCCGCCGCCGGCCGGCCCTGCCGTGCCGCGCGCCAGGCGTGGCCGATCGGCGCCCAGTCCAGGCCTTCGGCCTCGTAGCGGCGGGCGGTGGCGGCCAGGTGCGCCTCGCCCTCGTGCAGCCGGCCGCCCACGGCCAGCGCCTGCAGCAGCCCCTGGTGGGCGCGCTTGTCGAAGGGCGCGATGGTGGTCCAGCGCTCCAGCGCCGGCAGGGCGCGCGGGTCGTCGGCCGGCAGCGCCTGCACCCAGTGCTCCAGCACCGCCGCCTCCGCCGCCCGGAAGCGCCGCCGCTGCGCCAGCTGCCAGCCGGTGAACGCCGGGCTGCGCGGCAGGTCCAGGCCTTCGAGGAACTCGCCGCCGGCCAGCAGCCCGGCCAGCGCTTCCAGGCCGTCGGCGCTGGTGGTGGCGATGCCCTGCTGCACCGCCCGCTGCACCTGCACGGCGTCCACGGCGCCCTCGGCGAGGTCGACGGCCACGCTGTCGCCGGTGGTGACGACACAAGGCCGTGAGGGCGCGTCGAGCAGGCCGCGCAGCTTGCTCAGGGTCCAGCGCAGTTCGCCGCGCGGATCGCTGGGCAGGTCCCACAGCAGTTCGCAGAGGCGGCTGCGGCTGACGCCATGGCCCGCCAGGGCCAGGTAGGCGAGCAGCGCGCGCACCTTGCGCGAGGGCGGCAAGGCCACCGCCTGCCCGTCGCGGCGCAGCGCCGGCGGGCCGAACAGGCGCAGCGTCAGCGCGGGCTCGCCGACCACGGTGCCCACGGCAGTTCCCACGCCGCGCCCCACGGCCGCACCCACTCCCGCCGCGCAGAGTGACCGTCGGTGCCGGCCAGCGACCCCGCGGCCCACCGTTCGACCCACCCCCACCCTGGAGCGCTGCCCACCATGACTTCATTGTCCGCCACCCTCCCGTCGCCGGCCAGCGCCGGCACCCCCGACTTCGCCGGCGTCAAGGCCCGCCAGAAGGCGGCCTGGTCCTCCGGCGACTACGCCGTCGTCGGCACCACGCTGCAGATCGTCGGCGAGTCGCTGTGCGAGGCCATCGACCTGCGCGCCGGCGAGCGCGTGCTCGACGTGGCCGCCGGCAACGGCAACGCCACGCTGGCGGCCGCCCGCCGCTGGTGCGAGGTCTGCTCCACCGACTACGTGCCGGCGCTGCTCGAACGCGGCCGCGAGCGCGCCGCGGCCGAGCGCCTGCACGCCATCGACTTCCGCGAGGCCGATGCGGAGGCGCTGCCCTTCGCCGACGGCACCTTCGACGTGGTGCTGTCGACCTTCGGCTGCATGTTCGCGCCCAACCCGCGCCGCGTCGCCGCCGAGCTGCTGCGCGTGGTGCGCCCGGGCGGTCGCATCGGGCTGGCCAACTGGACGCCCGAGGGCTTCATCGGCCAGATGTTCAGGACCATCGGCCGCCACGTCGCGCCGCCCGCCGGCGTCGAGTCCCCGGCGCTGTGGGGCCAGCGCGGCCGCATCGCCGAGCTGTTCGAGGCGCAGGCCGCGCGGATCGTCGCCGAGACGCGGGTCTTCACCTTCCGCTACCGCTCGCCGGAGCACTTTCTCGAGGTCTTCCGCGGCTATTACGGCCCGGTGCTGAAGGCCTTCGCGGCGCTCGATGCGGCCGGTGGCCAGCAGGCGCTGGCGGCCGACCTGCTGGCCCTCGTCGAGCGCTTCAACCGCGCCGACGACGGCACGGTGGTCGTGCCCAGCGACTACCTCGAGATCGTCGTCACCCGCGCCTGACGGCCGGGCACGCCAGGAGACCCTCATGTCCCGCTCCTTCGCATTCACCGCCGGCCGCATCGCGCTGGCCCTCTTCGGCCTGGCCGCCGGCACCACCCCTGGGCCGCCGATGCGGTCACCGACTGGCATGCCAAGGCCGGCGAGCTGATCGCCGAGGCACGGCTCGGCCCCCCACCGGCCTACCGCGTGCTGGCCCTCGTGCAGACCGCCGTGCACGAGGCGGTGACGGCGTTGCCGGCCCGGCCTGCCGACGACACCGCCGCCGCCGCCGCGGTGGCCGCGGCCAACCGCGCCGGCCTGACGCGCCTGCTGCCGCCGACGCAGGCGGCGGCCATCCACGCCGCCTACCAGGCCGCGCTGGCCAAGCTGCCCGACGGTCCGGCCAAGGCGGCGGGTGTGGCCGCCGGCGAACAGGCCGCCGCCCGCGTGCTGGCCTGGCGTGCCGACGACGGCGCGGCCACGCCCGAGCGCTACCGGCCGCATGCGGCGCCGGGGGCCTACGTGCCCACCGCCGGCGTGGCCGCCGCGCAGTGGCCGCAGCGCCAGCCCTGGCTGATGACCGGCGCCGCGCAGTTCCGCCCGGGCCCGCCGCCGGCGCTGACGAGCGCCCAGTGGGCACGCGACTTCAACGAGGTGAAAGCGCTCGGCGCCAGGGCCAGCCGCCAGCGCACGCCCGAGCAGACCGAGGCCGCGCGCTTCTGGGAGTACTCGCTGCCGCCGGTCTACCACGGCGTGCTGCGCGCGGTGGCGCAGGGGCCCGGCCGCAGCCTGGCGCAGAACGCCCGCTTCTTCGCCGCCGCCGGCCAGGCGATGGACGATGCGCTGATCGCGGTGTTCGACGCCAAGTACCACTTCGGCTTCTGGCGGCCGGTGACCGCCATCCGCAACGGCGACCAGGACGGCCATCCCGGCACCGAGGCCGAGGCCGGCTGGGTGCCGCTGATCGACAACCCGCTGCACCCCGAGTACCCCAGCGCCCACAGCGTGCTGGCCGGTGCCCTCAGCGCGCTGGTGCGGGCCGAGGTCGGTGCCGGCGAGATGCCCGAGCTGTCCACCACCAGCCCGAGCGCGCCCGGCGTGACGCGCCGCTGGCGCACGCCGGAGGCCTTTGCGCAGGAGGTGTCGGACGCTCGCATCTGGGAGGGCGTGCACTTCCGCCAGGCCACCGAGGTCGGGCTGGCCATGGGCCGGCAGGTCGGCGCGCTGGCCGCCGCCCGCGTCGCCCGTCCGCCGTCGCCCGAGCAGCTGGTGCGCGACGAACCGGCCGTGCCCGCGGCCCTGGCGCCGCGGGGCCCGCACCGGCTGGTCGAGCGGCTGGCCGCCCGCGGCGTGCAGGTCTACGAATGCCGCGCCGACGGCTGGGCCTTCGTCGGTCCGCAGGCCGAGCTGCTGGACGCGCGTGGCGCCCCCGACGGCCGGCACTACGAGGGACCGCATTGGGAAGCCGCCGACGGCAGCCGCATCGTCGGCACGGTGCAGGCGCGCAGCGAGGCGCCACGGGCCGACGCCATCCCCTGGCTGCTGCTGTCGGCGCGGTCGGTGGGCGGCGATGGCCGCTTCGCGGCGGTGACGCAGGTGCTGCGGGTCAACACCGAGGGCGGCAACGCGCCCCGCCGCGCCTGTGACGCCGGTTCGGCGGGCGCGACGGAGCGGGTGCCCTACACCGCGGACTACCTGCTCTACGCGTCGTAGCGCCCTAGGTCGCCGGGCAGCGTGGGGCCTCGCTGCCCGGCGGGCGCTGCAGCACACCGGCCACGTCCGCCGCCAGCCGCTGCCAGGCGCGCCGGTGCGCCTCGGCCAGTCCCTCGTAGCCGCCGGGCGCCGCCTCGCGGCTGCGGCGCAGGCACTGCAGCGCCGGCGTGCCCTCGGCGCCGCGCAGCGTCCACACCACCTCCTGCAGCGCGGGGCCGCCGAGCGTGGACTCGAAACGCAGCAACTCGACCACCAGCCGCGGCGCGGCGGCATCGCCGCCGGCCCGCACGCCCTGCAGCGCCAGGCCGGCGACCAGGGCGGCACGCAGCTCGTCGGGCAGCGGGGCGGTCCAGCGCTGCTGCTCCAGCTGGTGCAGCGTGCCCTGGCCGTCGCGCACCCGCCATTCGGCACCGTCCTGGCCGGGCGGCACGGCGACGCGCTCGACCTGCACCGACAGCGACGGCACCGGGCCGGCCGCGGCGCCGGCTGGCGCCGGCGGCCGCAGGCTGTGCAGCCGCACGGCCGGGGTGCCGGCGCAGCCGGCGAGGGCGACGAGCAGAGCGCCGAGCAGGGCGACGGTGCACGGGCGGAGCGGTCTCATCGGGCGTTCTCCTGGGCGGCCGGCGCCAGCACCGGGTCGGCCGGCGCACCGCGCAGCAGCGACTGCGGGTGGCGCTGCAGGTAGTCGGCGAGCTGGCGCAGCGCGCGGGCGCTGCGCTGGAACTCCTCCAGCGTGGCCTGCAGCCCGCCGCCGGCGGCGCCGGGGCCGACCTGGCGCTCGAGGCCCTGCAGCGTGCGGTCGGCCGAGCGCAGCGTGGCCTGCACGCCGCCGAGCGCGGCCTTGGCCTCGGGGCCCAGCTCGCGCATCACCCCGTCGGCGGTGTCCAGCGCCCGGCGCAGGCTGGCGAGGGCTTCGCGCGCCTCGGGCGTGAGCGACTTCAGCGTGCCGTCGGCGGTCTGCAGCGTGGACTGCAGGCTCTCGCCGATGAGGTCGAAGCGCACCGAGCCCAGCCGCCGCACGATCTGCATCAGCTGCGGCTGCAGCTCGCTGAAGGCGCCCGGCACGGTGGGCAGCTCGGGCACCGCGGCATTGGTGTCGAAGCGCACCGGCGTCGGCCGCTGCGGATAGTCCAGCGCGATGTAGGCCTGGCCGGTGAGCAGGTTGCCGGTGCGCAGCTCGGCGCGCAGGCCGTCGTCGACCAGCCGCTTCAGCGCCTGTCGTGCATCGGCCGGCGCCAGCAGCGGCAGGCCGACGCGCAACGGGAAGAGGTCGGCCTCGGCCTCGACGTGGAAGTGGCGGGTCTTCGGGTCCTGGCGCAGTCGCACCTGTTCGACCCGACCCACCTCCACCCCCAGGACCTCGACCGGTGCCCCCACCGCCAGGCCGCGGGCGTTCTGCCGGAAGACCATGCGCACCCGCTGCGCCGGGCCGTCCGGTGGCGCCACGGCGGTCTCGCGGTCGCGGAAGAGGCGGAAGCGGCTGCCTTCGGCGGCCGGCTCGCCCTTGGTGTCGCCGACGTTGGAGAAGGCCACCCCGCCGGCCAGCACCGAGGTCAGCGACTGGGTGTTCACCGTCAGCCCGTTGGCGTTGAGCGCGAGGTCAACGCCGCTGGCGTTCCAGAAGCGGCTGTGCTGCGTCACCAGCCGCTCGTGCGGCGACTCGACGAACAGCCGCACCGACAGCGTGTCGTTTTCCGCGTCCAGCTCCCAGCCCACCACCCGGCCGACGCGGGTGCGCCGGTAGTACACCGGCGAGCCGATGTCCAGCGAGCCGAGGTTGGTGGCGCTGAGCACGAAGCTGCGGCCGGGCTCGTTGCGCAGCACGAAGGGCGGGTTCTCCAGGCCGACGAACTCGCGCTGGGCCTGTTCCGACACGCCGGCATCGACGCCGATGTAGGCGCCGCTGACCAGCGTGCTGAGGCCGGTCAGCCCGGTGGCGCCGATGCGCGGTCGCACCACCCAGAAGCGGCTGTCCTCGACCGCCATGGCGGCGGCGCTGCGGTCCAGGCGCACGGTGGCGCGCACGGTCTGGCGGTCGGCCGACAGCTGCACCTTCGTCACCTGGCCCACCGGCACTTCCTTGTAGCGGACCTGGGTGCGGCCCGCCTCCAGGCCCTCGGCGGTGCGGAAGTCGATGACGATCTCCGGCCCCACCTGCAGCCGCGACTGCACCACGAGGCCGATGCCGACCGCCACCGCGATCAGCGGCACCAGCCAGACCATCGACAGCCGCAGCCGGCTGCGCGGCTGCACCGCGGGCAGCGGCGGCTGGCCCGGCGCGTCGGAAGGGGATGGGTCTTGGTCGTTCATGCCGTGTCGTTGGGGTGGCGAGCGGGCGGCCGGCGCCAGATGAGCTGCGGGTCGAAGGCCTCGGCGGCCAGCATGGTCAGCACCACCACCGCGCCGAAGGCCAGCAGGCCGGGCTGCGGGCTGATGCGCGCCAGCGCGCCGAACTGCAGCATGGCGGCCAGCAGCACGACGACGAAGACGTCGAGCATCGACCAGTGGCCCACCGCCTCGACCATGCGGTAGAGCCGGCTGCGCTGGCGCGGCGAGCCGGTCGAGCCGCGCTGCGCGCTCCAGGCCAGGTGGGCCAGCACCGCCATCTTCAGCAGCGGCACGGCGATGCTGGCGACGAAGACGATGATGGCCAGGTCGAAGGCGCCGGCGATCCACAGCTCGACGATGCCGCCGAGGATGGTGTGGCCGCCGCCGCCGGTGAGCGCCTGCTGGCTGTGCATCACCGGCAGCAGGTTGGCCGGCAGGTAGGCCACCGCCGCCGCCAGCAGCAGCGCCCAGGTGCGTTGCAGGCTGGCCTGCGGGTCGCGCACCAGCGGGCCGTCGCAGCGCGGGCAGCGTGCCGAACCGGCGACCCCGGCCATGCCCGCGGGCCACAGCGAGACCAGGCCGCAATGCCGGCAGCCCAGGGCCTTGCCGTGGGCCGGGCTTGGCGGCGCGGGTCGCGCACGGCGCGCCATGTCGCTGGCAGCGTCCCACAAACGGTGGACCCCGGCGCTGTCGAGGGCCGCCATCAGCAGCGCCAGCGCCCCGAAGGCGATCAGGCCCGGCTGCACCGTCAGCCGCGCCAGGTCGGCGATGCGCACCACCGACACCAGGGCGGCCAGCATCAGCACCTCGACCATGCTCCAGCGGCTGCTGAAGGCCAGCGCGCGCAGCAGCCGCGGGAAGGCGCGCAGGAAGGAGGCGGGTGCACGTCCGCTCACCAGCGGCAGCAGCACCGCCAGCCGCAGCAGCAGCACCGCCAGCGGAAACACGCTGCCGGCGGCCAGCGCCATCAACGCGGCCAGCCGCTCGCCACCGGCCCAGGTGGTGGCCACCGCCTGCGGAAAGCTGGCGTCGGTGACCATCCCGGCCAGGGCCAGCGTGCAGATCGGCTGCCACTGCGCGACGGCATACACCACCAGCGCCGCGATGTTCAGCGCCAGCACGCCCTGCAGCGACATGCGGTGGCCTCGGCCGACCAGGGCGCCGCAGCGTGCACAGCGCGCCTGCTGGCTGGCGTCCAGCGACGGCCGCCGCCACACCGCGCCGCAGTCGTGGCAGGCCACCCAGTCGGGGCAGGGCTGGCCGGCCCGTTCCGGGGTGGGCGGCCGATCGGGGTGCGCGGCGGCGGGGAGGGCGGCGTTCGGCAACGGTTGGGTGTGTTGAAAAGCTACCGGCGCGAAGCAACGGGTGTACCCGAGCATACGGCGCAGCCCCCCGATGAGCCGCCGTCGCTCTCTAGAATCCCCGGACCATGGACCGAGCCCCCGCCCCCACTGTCCGCTACACCCGCGCGCAGGCCCTGCCGGACCTGCTGCGCCGGCGCATCGTGATCATCGACGGCGCGATGGGCACGATGATCCAGCGCCACAAGCTCACGGAGGCCGACTACCGTGGCGAGCGCTTCGCGGACCATCCGCGCGACCTCAAGGGCAACAACGAGCTGCTGCAGTTCACCCGGCCCGACGTGCTGCGCGAGATCCACGCGGCCTACCTGGCCGCGGGGGCGGACATCATCGAGACCAACACCTTCGGCGCCACCTCGGTGGCGCAGGAGGACTATGGCCTGGCCGAGGTGGCGCGCGAGATGAACGTGGCCGCCGCCCGGCTGGCACGCGAGGCCTGCGACCGGTTCACCAGCGCGGACAAGCCCCGCTTCGTGGCCGGCGCGCTCGGCCCCACGCCGCGCACCGCCAGCATCAGCCCCGACGTCAACGACCCCGGCGCGCGCAACGTCGATTTCGACACCCTGCGCGCGGCCTACCACGAGCAGGCGAGCGGGCTGCTCGAAGGCGGCTGCGACGTCTTCCTCGTCGAGACCATCTTCGACACGCTGAACGCCAAGGCGGCCATCTTCGCGCTCGACGAGTTGATGGAAGAGACCGGCGAACGCCTGCCGGTGATCCTGTCCGGCACGGTGACCGATGCCTCCGGCCGCATCCTGTCGGGCCAGACGGTCAGCGCCTTCTGGCATTCGGTGCGACACGCCAAGCCGATCGCCGTCGGCCTGAACTGCGCGCTCGGCGCGGCGCTGATGCGGCCCTACCTGGAGGAGCTGGCCAAGGTGGCCGGCGACACCTGGATCAGCTGCTACCCCAACGCCGGCCTGCCCAACCCGATGAGCGAAACCGGCTTCGACGAGACGCCGGACGTGACCGGCGGCCTGATGGAGGACTTCGCGCGGCAGGGCCTGCTCAACATCGCCGGCGGCTGCTGCGGCACCACGCCCGAGCACATCGCCGAGATCGCGAAGCGCGTCAGCGCCTACCGCCCGCGCGGGCTGCACGACCCGCTCTTCGCATCGCTGGCCGAGGCGGCCTGACGCCCCGCGCCGGCGCCCTCGGCGTCACGGCGTGACGATGACCTGCACCACCTCCGTGGTGGTTGCACGCGGCGGCTTGAAGCGCACCAGCATCAGCCCGCCGGCCACCAGGTAGTCGCGCACCGCGGCGGCACGCTCGGTGGCCAGCGCCGGGTTGGGCCGGCCCGCGTCCGACGGTGCCAGCGTCTCCACCGACGCCGCCGCCCGCACCGCCGCGCTGGCGGCCAGCCGGTCCAGCACCGCCTGCAGCGGCCGCCGCACCACCACCGCGCCGCGGTCGAAGCAGTGGCCCAGCGGCACCTCGGTGCTCAATGCGCCGTGGGGCAGCAGCGTGAACACCACAGGCGTGCCACGGAACAGATCGGCCAGCCGGCGCTGCTCGGCGGCCAGCGAGGGCGGCGCGGCGGTGGATGCCCCTGGCGCTCCGCGGCCCGGACCCAGTGGCACGGACGAGCAGGCAGCCAGCACCGGCAGCAGCGGCAGCAGGCCGGTCAAGCGAAGGCGGTGTCGTGCGGCGGAAGGCGTCATGTCGCAGGGCGTGGCAATGGGCGTGCACGATGGTGGCGGATAAACTGGTTGCCTGCCCGAGGAGCGCTGCGACCGTCCGTGTGACGGCCAGGCTCGGGCGGGTTCGCCGGAGGGGAGGTTGCGCCGGTCGGACCGACGCAACGGCGCTCATCCCGGCCTGGATCCCAGGCCTGCGGATGGGCCGCAGGCCGGGGTCCGGCGCCGGCACCGACCCGTGCCATGACCACTGCCCCATCCCCTGCTTCCGCTTCCTCGGTGGCCGTGCCGCCGCTTCGCCTCGCCGGCCTGGAGCCGGTGTCCATCGGCGCCGGCACGCTGTTCGTCAACATCGGCGAGCGCACCAACGTCACCGGATCCAAAGCCTTCGCGCGGATGATCCTCAACGGCCAGTTCGAGGAGGCCCTGGCGGTGGCCCGCCAGCAGGTGGAGAACGGCGCGCAGGTCATCGACGTCAACATGGACGAGGCCATGCTGGACAGCAAGGCGGCCATGGTGCGCTTCCTCAACCTCATCGCCTCCGAGCCCGAGATCGCGCGCGTGCCGATCATGGTGGACAGCTCGAAGTGGGAGGTGATCGAGGCGGGACTCAAGTGCCTGCAGGGCAAGGGCATCGTCAACTCCATTTCGCTGAAGGAGGGCGAGGGCCCGTTCCGCCACCAGGCCAAGCTCATCAAGCGCTATGGCGCCGCGGCGGTGGTGATGGCCTTCGACGAAAAGGGCCAGGCCGACACCTACGAGCGCAAGGTCGAGATCTGCGAGCGCGCCTACCGCCTGCTGGTGGACGGCATCGGCTTCGCGCCCGAGGACATCATCTTCGACCCGAACATCTTCGCCATCGCCACCGGCATCGAGGAGCACGACAACTACGCGGTGGACTTCATCAACGCCACCCGCTGGATCAAGCAGAACCTGCCCGGCGCCAAGGTGTCGGGCGGGGTCAGCAACGTCAGCTTCAGCTTCCGCGGCAACGAGCCGGTGCGCGAGGCCATCCACACCGTGTTCCTCTACCACGCCATCCAGGCGGGCATGGACATGGGCATCGTCAACGCCGGCATGGTGGGCGTGTACGACGACCTCGACCCGGAGCTGCGGGAGCGGGTGGAGGACGTGGTGCTCAACCGCCGGCCCGATTCGGGCGAGCGCCTGATCGAGATCGCCGAGCGCGCCAAGGGCGCTGCCAAGGACGACAGCGTGCGACTGGCGTGGCGCGCGCTGCCGGTGGCCGAGCGGCTGTCCCATGCGCTGGTGCAGGGCATCACCGAGTTCATCGTGCAGGACACCGAGGAGGTCTGGCAACAGATCCGCGCCGACGGCGGCCGGCCGCTGCACGTCATCGAAGGCCCGCTGATGGCCGGCATGAACGTGGTCGGCGACCTGTTCGGCCAGGGCAAGATGTTCCTGCCGCAGGTGGTGAAGTCGGCGCGCGTGATGAAGCAGGCGGTGGCCCACCTGCTGCCCTACATCGAGGAGGAGAAGCGGCTGCTGGTGGCCGGCGGCGGCGACGCCAAGCCCAAGGGCAAGATCGTCATCGCCACCGTCAAGGGCGACGTGCACGACATCGGCAAGAACATCGTCACCGTCGTCCTCCAGTGCAACAACTTCGAGGTGGTGAACATGGGCGTGATGGTCCCCTGCCAGGAGATCCTCGCCAAAGCGAAGGTCGAGGGCGCGGACATCATCGGCCTGTCGGGCCTGATCACGCCCAGCCTGGAGGAGATGCAGTACGTCGCCAGCGAGATGCAGCGCGACGAGCACTTCCGCCTGAAGAAGATCCCGCTGCTGATCGGCGGCGCCACCACCAGCCGGGTGCACACCGCGGTGAAGATCGCGCCGCACTACGAAGGGCCGGTGGTCTACGTGCCGGAT
The sequence above is a segment of the Aquabacterium sp. J223 genome. Coding sequences within it:
- a CDS encoding transcriptional regulator; this encodes MGTAVGTVVGEPALTLRLFGPPALRRDGQAVALPPSRKVRALLAYLALAGHGVSRSRLCELLWDLPSDPRGELRWTLSKLRGLLDAPSRPCVVTTGDSVAVDLAEGAVDAVQVQRAVQQGIATTSADGLEALAGLLAGGEFLEGLDLPRSPAFTGWQLAQRRRFRAAEAAVLEHWVQALPADDPRALPALERWTTIAPFDKRAHQGLLQALAVGGRLHEGEAHLAATARRYEAEGLDWAPIGHAWRAARQGRPAAAIAAGATRPALNEPITDPAVATAPAAARRASLAVMPFTDLSPGAGLRGGMGDGLAHDVISRLAKLRSLFVIAQGSVFALDERRVDPHDAGRRLDVDYLASGSLRRDADGRLRVMVQLTDARSARVLWADEFQGQRDDTLALLDEVGNRIVSALSQQVEMAERNRAVLKPPGSLDAWEAHHRGLWHMLRFNREDNEQARHFFETALRLDPTFGRPYAGLSFTHFQDAFLGWAEHRGAAEQAYRIASQGLMVDEHDPAAHWALGRAMWLQGRPGDGLTELQAAVHLSPNFALGHYTLGFVQSQSGDPQAAIGAVDLARALSPFDPLLFGMLASRALALLRLDRAEEAANWALQAAARPNAHAHIQAIALGCLRLAGRQAEAQSVADALKRDWPAYGLEDLLRAFRLPPPLQDLLRRALAA
- a CDS encoding class I SAM-dependent methyltransferase is translated as MTSLSATLPSPASAGTPDFAGVKARQKAAWSSGDYAVVGTTLQIVGESLCEAIDLRAGERVLDVAAGNGNATLAAARRWCEVCSTDYVPALLERGRERAAAERLHAIDFREADAEALPFADGTFDVVLSTFGCMFAPNPRRVAAELLRVVRPGGRIGLANWTPEGFIGQMFRTIGRHVAPPAGVESPALWGQRGRIAELFEAQAARIVAETRVFTFRYRSPEHFLEVFRGYYGPVLKAFAALDAAGGQQALAADLLALVERFNRADDGTVVVPSDYLEIVVTRA
- a CDS encoding DUF3455 domain-containing protein — translated: MLALVQTAVHEAVTALPARPADDTAAAAAVAAANRAGLTRLLPPTQAAAIHAAYQAALAKLPDGPAKAAGVAAGEQAAARVLAWRADDGAATPERYRPHAAPGAYVPTAGVAAAQWPQRQPWLMTGAAQFRPGPPPALTSAQWARDFNEVKALGARASRQRTPEQTEAARFWEYSLPPVYHGVLRAVAQGPGRSLAQNARFFAAAGQAMDDALIAVFDAKYHFGFWRPVTAIRNGDQDGHPGTEAEAGWVPLIDNPLHPEYPSAHSVLAGALSALVRAEVGAGEMPELSTTSPSAPGVTRRWRTPEAFAQEVSDARIWEGVHFRQATEVGLAMGRQVGALAAARVARPPSPEQLVRDEPAVPAALAPRGPHRLVERLAARGVQVYECRADGWAFVGPQAELLDARGAPDGRHYEGPHWEAADGSRIVGTVQARSEAPRADAIPWLLLSARSVGGDGRFAAVTQVLRVNTEGGNAPRRACDAGSAGATERVPYTADYLLYAS
- a CDS encoding membrane integrity-associated transporter subunit PqiC, which gives rise to MRPLRPCTVALLGALLVALAGCAGTPAVRLHSLRPPAPAGAAAGPVPSLSVQVERVAVPPGQDGAEWRVRDGQGTLHQLEQQRWTAPLPDELRAALVAGLALQGVRAGGDAAAPRLVVELLRFESTLGGPALQEVVWTLRGAEGTPALQCLRRSREAAPGGYEGLAEAHRRAWQRLAADVAGVLQRPPGSEAPRCPAT
- a CDS encoding MlaD family protein, translating into MNDQDPSPSDAPGQPPLPAVQPRSRLRLSMVWLVPLIAVAVGIGLVVQSRLQVGPEIVIDFRTAEGLEAGRTQVRYKEVPVGQVTKVQLSADRQTVRATVRLDRSAAAMAVEDSRFWVVRPRIGATGLTGLSTLVSGAYIGVDAGVSEQAQREFVGLENPPFVLRNEPGRSFVLSATNLGSLDIGSPVYYRRTRVGRVVGWELDAENDTLSVRLFVESPHERLVTQHSRFWNASGVDLALNANGLTVNTQSLTSVLAGGVAFSNVGDTKGEPAAEGSRFRLFRDRETAVAPPDGPAQRVRMVFRQNARGLAVGAPVEVLGVEVGRVEQVRLRQDPKTRHFHVEAEADLFPLRVGLPLLAPADARQALKRLVDDGLRAELRTGNLLTGQAYIALDYPQRPTPVRFDTNAAVPELPTVPGAFSELQPQLMQIVRRLGSVRFDLIGESLQSTLQTADGTLKSLTPEAREALASLRRALDTADGVMRELGPEAKAALGGVQATLRSADRTLQGLERQVGPGAAGGGLQATLEEFQRSARALRQLADYLQRHPQSLLRGAPADPVLAPAAQENAR
- a CDS encoding PqiA/YebS family transporter subunit, which codes for MPNAALPAAAHPDRPPTPERAGQPCPDWVACHDCGAVWRRPSLDASQQARCARCGALVGRGHRMSLQGVLALNIAALVVYAVAQWQPICTLALAGMVTDASFPQAVATTWAGGERLAALMALAAGSVFPLAVLLLRLAVLLPLVSGRAPASFLRAFPRLLRALAFSSRWSMVEVLMLAALVSVVRIADLARLTVQPGLIAFGALALLMAALDSAGVHRLWDAASDMARRARPAPPSPAHGKALGCRHCGLVSLWPAGMAGVAGSARCPRCDGPLVRDPQASLQRTWALLLAAAVAYLPANLLPVMHSQQALTGGGGHTILGGIVELWIAGAFDLAIIVFVASIAVPLLKMAVLAHLAWSAQRGSTGSPRQRSRLYRMVEAVGHWSMLDVFVVVLLAAMLQFGALARISPQPGLLAFGAVVVLTMLAAEAFDPQLIWRRPPARHPNDTA
- a CDS encoding homocysteine S-methyltransferase family protein; translated protein: MDRAPAPTVRYTRAQALPDLLRRRIVIIDGAMGTMIQRHKLTEADYRGERFADHPRDLKGNNELLQFTRPDVLREIHAAYLAAGADIIETNTFGATSVAQEDYGLAEVAREMNVAAARLAREACDRFTSADKPRFVAGALGPTPRTASISPDVNDPGARNVDFDTLRAAYHEQASGLLEGGCDVFLVETIFDTLNAKAAIFALDELMEETGERLPVILSGTVTDASGRILSGQTVSAFWHSVRHAKPIAVGLNCALGAALMRPYLEELAKVAGDTWISCYPNAGLPNPMSETGFDETPDVTGGLMEDFARQGLLNIAGGCCGTTPEHIAEIAKRVSAYRPRGLHDPLFASLAEAA